One Glycine soja cultivar W05 chromosome 2, ASM419377v2, whole genome shotgun sequence genomic region harbors:
- the LOC114392082 gene encoding peroxidase A2-like, producing MLSTNTYSLPTTIFLVLTFLFPSEAQLNATFYSSTCPNVSSIVSNAVQQALQSDSRIGASLIRLHFHDCFVNGCDASILLDQGGNITQSEKNAVPNFNSVRGFDIVDNIKSSLESSCPGVVSCADILALAAESSVSLSGGPSWNVLLGRRDGLTANQAGANSSLPSPFESLANVSSKFSAVGLDTTDLVALSGAHTFGRSQCQFFSQRLFNFSGTGSPDPTLNSTYLATLQQNCPQNGNGSTLNNLDPSTPDTFDNNYFTNLLINQGLLQTDQELFSTNGSSTISIVNNFANNQSAFFEAFAQSMINMGNISPLTGTQGEIRTDCKKVNGS from the exons ATGCTTTCTACTAATACTTATTCCCTTCCGACCACCATTTTCTTAGTGCTAACCTTTCTCTTCCCTTCAGAAGCTCAATTGAATGCAACCTTCTATTCTAGCACATGCCCCAATGTGTCTTCTATCGTGAGCAATGCTGTTCAGCAGGCTCTGCAATCTGATTCCCGAATTGGTGCAAGCCTCATTCGCCTCCACTTTCATGATTGTTTTGTCAAT GGGTGTGATGCGTCCATATTGTTAGACCAGGGTGGTAACATCACACAAAGTGAGAAAAATGCAGTTCCTAACTTCAATTCCGTTCGGGGCTTTGATATTGTTGATAACATCAAGAGCTCCCTCGAAAGCTCTTGCCCTGGAGTCGTATCTTGTGCTGATATTCTTGCACTTGCAGCAGAATCTTCTGTGTCCTTG TCAGGAGGTCCTTCATGGAACGTACTACTCGGAAGAAGGGATGGTCTAACTGCAAACCAAGCTGGTGCCAATAGCtcccttccttctccatttgAGAGCCTAGCCAATGTCTCATCCAAATTCTCTGCGGTTGGCCTAGACACAACCGATCTTGTTGCATTATCTG GTGCACACACTTTTGGTCGTTCCCAATGTCAATTTTTCTCCCAAAGGTTGTTCAACTTCAGCGGCACAGGAAGTCCTGATCCAACCCTAAACTCAACCTATTTGGCCACTCTGCAGCAAAATTGTCCCCAAAACGGAAATGGGTCTACATTGAACAATCTTGATCCTTCAACCCCTGACACTTTTGACAACAACTATTTCACCAATCTTCTCATCAACCAAGGTCTTCTTCAAACAGATCAAGAACTCTTCTCTACGAATGGCTCTTCCACAATCTCCATTGTTAACAACTTTGCCAACAACCAATCAGCCTTCTTCGAAGCATTTGCTCAGTCGATGATCAACATGGGTAACATCAGCCCTTTGACTGGAACTCAAGGAGAAATCAGAACAGATTGTAAGAAAGTGAATGGAAgttaa